A single window of bacterium DNA harbors:
- a CDS encoding T9SS type A sorting domain-containing protein: MKLCQLTLHAVLLLLVLGKAQAGSSQDSVLIHNAPVYFTANAGQWDTQVRFAALGTQSSAWLCDDGIVLVRSRKSLKFPEELGISTKPRADQEMVKLTFQNPSPRMRVVAADTTFARTQFYLGRDSANWHESVSNHRAVRYQNIWDGVDMEYTVGENGVLRQTFFIAPGTNLAQNCLKASGAGAGEIRIMLNEALAGAAVNSISNGGFKFKDTLALTMEYNTGLYFGQDHGCHAVTRNGELVLLGWTGDPALPLRNALQDTLYDRGAVFVMRFDSTGRDYRYCTYIRGDPPLVQNRLRSLAVDSEGDAYGVVGTQEGMPLLSNTYQGFPEYSPNVLDTTFAPYLLRLTPDGMLRGSTYLGGPGHFWVKHLVVSDRGVFVAGESNYAPLRTTPNALLGSNRDAAKHAVACARLTHGLDSLVFLSYVIAMTQAPHVAGGFTNYVSDINPDGDGNLLLAFNISESANDTVTIPGIGRGEYDGYLVAKLSADGKRMLFARHIDFPDISGDRWGGVFGGIFSVNIRADGQIDVFGNTVQDSPEPPSLPPGWIDDAVVSPPSGSGSDQLKWAMRMSAAGEFLYGVYYGRSQGFSAMSKLTRNNTCGGYLWTCPNMIRRDILRPVDPVSSVGDTLHEHFFLDIGDDLRVRTATGWDAAYIPKYFDSDGTLSTDAHGYSYLLGRTYWKENYRYFNSWKPLSTAELGFFYLTRFRFYTPCWQVGCEIVTPDTIHIERRRGYYAPDEFTVGYTVTNYSAAKSARIDHAVIELPPGLQLVSGMPSQQMSPPELAPGNSAYCSWRVRITDPGLLTDHGLSDTALIRCRVYYVDPESGQTWPMGEELCEKDIVVNVYDEPDPNLVCTVAGPDSLFWRGSGYSPFPGGNPGPVTYHVTLTNLEKDTIDITSFIMRAFEHCRIVGTPQFPGLRLAPGATHAFDVLVLVDPVLVPRTIRIETDALDIYNVPVSSCAAETRVPGVRDLPCAVTGPARIRWYPKSGQAYPGLLTLTLHLDSPLDTVRAGVCTWIDTSSAPHVSLAPGDSASRPPVDIAEGGTYEPYWRFVLARPPSSNASDTIRFTYEADGVQYACVYVITIDVILIEKSVICDLMGTDSLSIAQIQAREQAQLHYALTNTGTITVDVDRYELAIVPAAGFPEAGLISLDPLVRAGGSIDPGDDITMDWNLHALILRTSRTAECTVTAYDANDSVLAVCTHTIALEGLDGLICTMTATDSVHFNRAELRYEPEEITATFSLENLLDTEETNIEAVIDLTQSPRFMLDPSETASKAISVLDSHSTANLTWILIPQPATTAEDQEIIVRYRSDEQSEWKECSVIIHIEVWPEEMGIACATGGHDSLYADPYYERFIPNPLFVSYTVTNTGTIALTGCEASIVLPPEFILDGSDSTQLFTSPEFANQQGGPVPPGTLLPNASCTRWWMITPSTQLTAVGTVDIRWQWRSDQQGSGDGCSSSIEVVFDSPGSIVLSPKHLYFEAERGGPIPAAQNVLLWTGGGNSMPWSMQPSETWLNANPLSGSQEATVAVQPNSTMLDVGGHAAALNVSATPSNRSIAVTYVIRKSTGVGDPSLPTALTLEAWPQPVTIGGMLQVAIAGAGDESYRLSLYDMLGRERLSRTLEAGEQWRISVSGAQFTPGSYILRVTAADGAQVSRLISVIR, encoded by the coding sequence ATGAAACTCTGTCAGCTCACCCTCCACGCAGTACTGCTCCTTCTTGTACTCGGCAAGGCTCAGGCCGGTTCGTCACAGGATTCCGTCCTCATACACAACGCACCGGTGTATTTCACCGCGAACGCCGGACAGTGGGATACGCAGGTTCGGTTCGCCGCGCTCGGGACGCAGAGTTCTGCGTGGCTGTGCGATGACGGGATTGTCCTTGTTCGATCCAGGAAGTCGCTGAAGTTTCCAGAAGAACTCGGCATCAGTACCAAACCGCGAGCGGATCAGGAGATGGTAAAACTCACTTTTCAGAACCCGTCGCCACGAATGCGGGTTGTCGCGGCGGATACGACCTTCGCTCGTACGCAGTTCTACCTTGGGCGAGATTCGGCGAACTGGCATGAATCGGTCTCCAATCACCGAGCCGTACGGTACCAGAATATTTGGGATGGTGTCGACATGGAATATACCGTTGGAGAGAACGGGGTCCTGCGACAGACTTTTTTTATTGCGCCTGGTACGAATTTGGCGCAAAACTGTCTAAAAGCAAGTGGTGCGGGAGCCGGTGAGATCCGTATCATGCTGAACGAAGCGCTTGCAGGTGCCGCGGTCAATTCGATCTCAAACGGCGGTTTCAAATTCAAGGACACGCTCGCCCTGACGATGGAATACAATACCGGGTTGTATTTCGGTCAGGACCACGGTTGCCATGCAGTGACGCGCAACGGCGAGCTTGTACTGCTGGGATGGACTGGCGACCCGGCGTTACCACTTCGAAACGCCCTTCAGGACACACTCTACGACAGAGGGGCTGTTTTCGTCATGCGATTCGACAGCACCGGAAGAGATTACCGGTATTGCACGTACATCAGGGGAGATCCTCCTCTTGTACAGAACAGACTGCGATCACTGGCAGTCGATTCCGAAGGTGATGCCTATGGAGTCGTCGGTACGCAGGAGGGAATGCCGCTACTCTCGAATACTTATCAGGGTTTTCCTGAGTACAGTCCGAATGTATTGGATACAACCTTCGCACCATACCTGCTCCGACTCACGCCGGATGGCATGCTCCGGGGTTCTACATATCTGGGGGGGCCGGGGCATTTCTGGGTGAAGCATCTCGTTGTCTCGGATCGCGGTGTTTTCGTTGCGGGCGAAAGCAATTACGCACCTCTCCGCACCACGCCCAACGCGCTTCTCGGCTCGAACCGCGATGCCGCGAAACACGCCGTAGCCTGTGCGCGGCTTACGCACGGCCTGGATTCCCTCGTTTTTCTCTCGTACGTCATTGCTATGACGCAGGCCCCGCATGTTGCGGGCGGATTCACCAACTATGTGAGCGACATCAATCCTGACGGAGATGGCAATCTTTTGCTTGCATTCAATATATCAGAATCAGCTAACGACACCGTGACCATCCCCGGTATCGGACGTGGTGAGTACGATGGCTACCTGGTTGCGAAGCTGTCAGCGGACGGTAAACGGATGCTGTTCGCCAGGCACATCGATTTTCCGGACATTTCCGGGGATCGTTGGGGTGGGGTATTTGGAGGCATTTTCTCGGTCAACATTCGCGCCGATGGACAGATTGATGTTTTTGGTAACACCGTCCAGGATTCGCCGGAACCTCCCTCGCTTCCTCCCGGCTGGATCGATGATGCCGTGGTGTCGCCGCCTTCCGGTTCGGGTTCGGACCAGCTGAAATGGGCGATGCGCATGAGCGCCGCGGGAGAATTTCTCTATGGTGTGTACTATGGGCGTTCGCAAGGATTCAGCGCCATGTCGAAGCTCACACGAAACAACACCTGTGGCGGATATTTGTGGACATGCCCGAACATGATCCGGCGAGATATTCTCCGGCCGGTGGATCCCGTCAGCAGTGTGGGGGACACTCTGCACGAACACTTCTTCCTCGACATCGGCGATGACCTGCGTGTGCGCACCGCTACGGGTTGGGACGCGGCGTATATCCCGAAATATTTCGATTCTGACGGAACGCTGTCGACCGACGCACACGGATACTCCTATCTCCTGGGCCGTACGTACTGGAAGGAGAATTATCGGTACTTCAACTCGTGGAAACCGCTCTCCACAGCGGAACTGGGGTTTTTCTATCTCACGCGCTTTCGCTTTTACACGCCCTGCTGGCAGGTGGGATGCGAGATCGTAACGCCGGATACCATTCATATCGAGCGCCGACGAGGGTATTATGCTCCCGACGAATTCACGGTAGGATATACGGTCACCAACTACAGCGCCGCGAAATCCGCGCGTATCGATCATGCTGTGATCGAATTGCCTCCAGGTTTGCAACTTGTCTCAGGAATGCCGTCGCAGCAAATGTCACCGCCTGAGCTGGCTCCGGGAAATTCCGCCTACTGTTCCTGGCGGGTGCGCATCACCGATCCAGGACTCTTGACAGATCACGGCCTCTCCGATACCGCACTGATCCGATGCCGCGTGTATTATGTCGATCCGGAATCGGGCCAGACCTGGCCGATGGGCGAGGAACTCTGCGAGAAGGATATCGTGGTCAATGTCTACGACGAGCCCGACCCGAATCTTGTCTGTACGGTTGCGGGTCCTGATTCGCTGTTCTGGCGCGGATCTGGGTATTCTCCGTTTCCGGGTGGCAATCCCGGACCTGTGACTTATCACGTCACCCTCACGAATCTGGAGAAGGATACGATCGATATCACGTCCTTTATCATGCGTGCCTTCGAGCATTGCCGGATTGTCGGTACTCCGCAGTTCCCAGGCCTGCGGCTTGCACCCGGCGCGACACACGCATTTGATGTCCTCGTCCTTGTCGATCCGGTGCTCGTTCCACGCACGATCCGCATCGAAACAGACGCTCTCGATATCTACAACGTTCCGGTCAGCAGCTGCGCGGCGGAGACGCGCGTGCCGGGTGTGCGGGATCTGCCATGTGCGGTCACGGGTCCTGCCCGGATCCGGTGGTATCCCAAATCCGGCCAGGCGTACCCTGGTCTGCTCACTCTGACGCTGCATCTGGACAGTCCGCTCGACACTGTGCGTGCAGGTGTGTGTACCTGGATTGATACATCATCGGCTCCGCATGTATCCCTTGCACCGGGTGATTCCGCGAGTCGTCCGCCGGTCGATATCGCAGAAGGAGGGACATACGAACCATACTGGCGTTTCGTGCTCGCTCGTCCGCCCTCGTCGAACGCGTCCGATACCATCCGTTTCACCTATGAAGCAGACGGCGTGCAGTACGCGTGCGTGTATGTGATCACCATCGATGTGATCCTGATCGAGAAAAGCGTGATCTGTGATCTCATGGGAACGGATTCCCTCTCCATCGCACAGATCCAAGCGCGAGAACAGGCGCAGCTGCATTACGCGCTCACCAACACCGGTACGATAACTGTGGATGTGGACCGGTACGAGCTCGCCATCGTTCCTGCTGCGGGATTCCCGGAAGCAGGTCTTATCAGTCTCGATCCGCTCGTGCGTGCGGGTGGGAGCATTGATCCGGGCGATGATATCACGATGGACTGGAACCTCCATGCGCTGATTCTGCGTACATCACGCACGGCGGAGTGTACCGTCACCGCGTACGATGCGAACGACAGCGTGCTTGCCGTGTGCACGCACACGATCGCGCTTGAAGGACTCGATGGGCTGATCTGCACGATGACCGCGACAGACTCGGTGCACTTCAATCGCGCGGAACTGCGATATGAGCCTGAAGAGATTACGGCAACATTTTCACTCGAGAACCTTCTCGACACCGAAGAAACGAACATCGAAGCGGTTATAGATCTCACGCAGTCGCCGCGGTTCATGCTCGATCCTTCTGAAACCGCGAGCAAAGCCATCTCCGTCCTCGACAGTCACTCCACTGCGAATCTCACCTGGATTCTCATCCCACAGCCCGCAACTACCGCCGAGGATCAGGAAATCATCGTGCGCTACCGTTCCGATGAGCAGAGCGAGTGGAAAGAGTGCAGCGTGATTATTCACATCGAAGTCTGGCCGGAAGAGATGGGCATTGCCTGTGCAACCGGTGGACACGATTCCCTCTACGCAGATCCGTACTACGAACGTTTCATCCCTAATCCGCTATTCGTGTCGTACACGGTGACGAATACCGGGACAATCGCTCTCACGGGCTGTGAGGCTTCGATTGTCCTTCCTCCCGAATTCATCCTTGACGGATCGGACAGCACGCAGCTATTCACATCGCCGGAGTTTGCAAATCAGCAGGGGGGCCCTGTCCCTCCCGGCACACTTCTCCCGAACGCATCCTGCACGCGGTGGTGGATGATCACACCGTCCACTCAGCTGACGGCAGTAGGAACAGTGGACATTCGCTGGCAGTGGCGCAGTGATCAGCAGGGAAGTGGTGATGGGTGCAGTTCGTCCATCGAAGTCGTCTTCGATTCCCCGGGCAGTATCGTGCTTTCGCCGAAGCACCTGTACTTCGAAGCCGAGCGCGGCGGACCAATCCCCGCTGCGCAGAACGTCCTCCTGTGGACGGGCGGGGGAAACTCCATGCCCTGGAGCATGCAGCCTTCCGAAACCTGGCTGAATGCAAATCCACTCTCCGGCAGCCAGGAAGCCACGGTCGCTGTGCAGCCGAACAGCACGATGCTCGATGTGGGTGGACACGCAGCCGCACTGAACGTGTCCGCAACTCCATCGAATCGCAGCATCGCAGTGACATACGTGATTCGAAAGAGCACCGGTGTTGGCGATCCGTCTCTACCCACCGCGTTAACCCTCGAAGCATGGCCGCAGCCGGTCACGATCGGTGGTATGCTGCAGGTGGCCATTGCGGGTGCGGGAGATGAGAGCTATCGTCTGTCCCTGTACGACATGCTCGGACGCGAACGACTTTCCCGCACGCTAGAAGCTGGCGAACAGTGGAGGATATCTGTGTCCGGCGCACAGTTCACTCCGGGAAGCTACATACTTCGCGTCACAGCTGCGGACGGTGCGCAGGTGTCGAGGCTTATATCGGTGATCAGATGA
- a CDS encoding T9SS type A sorting domain-containing protein, with protein sequence MAQPTQTAQTVTVWEDRRNDATGTDIYIQSIDNSTGVPQWVAAPVNADAVKDRFDGMAVCRAANDQRNPRAAYDGMNGVIVVWEDYRNDPTLQVAEIWAQRIDLLTGLPDPAWPLDGIPVCQTGYHAERPRIAGTMDGAFITWIDHRNNLWSPVNRDVYVQYIKSASATFPPPPTNWIANGISVSANPQHDQINPELDVDNIVTLDMLGLMTQGVVITYQDDRYLGATSGMPVWSVFVNRISADGNQLYTFGGLGGDVAVDASTGEHQRLPRVVTTGKQPYVTDRRAIVVWEDDVGGGASSTDIYFQAISNLGFSPNNQPGQPYWQNSTPVCTAPGVQTGPIPVLFEYFNQISQTYIPYVTVGWEDYRDYAVNGIDLYGGLIDAITPAVVNPGAMNGDIISALPYDQTQLSMDNIGLSSSYDNTVFVWKHFNGVEANIHYQKIYIPGWMLLQPLHGFPVTEAKADQVLPQANKEVFVWQDGRRDPIPGDNQDDENIYAQTPGECTGPTGMKWRDKFAYWTYGHDAQNYRMASDTTDGTTYVVWDEERYPFGQPGDAARIVFIQKFDKDGVPRWSNNGVALSIYNVPGVQLFSLNASLPDVCIDGAGGARVVWQQQPLNGNPTQVVVPVHINALATIDYASGGSWLYYGSPIIEPRITAINDVNHHAVVAGIVDYGGGRREAHCGLWTVKNNVVTTPIQATGWFPNQPGWHTDLNVMYDGVKYVYILTNDVQNSNIDITCVDRFTNISYQNNVVAGYNAFGGHDLNLDNNDIATGSAALVAYSYQQAPGAPFDVYFRHCRLWTLSAPVQLTNNAVPTDSKYPAIASDNVFNIAEMGALIAWDTKYTVPGTSWIYHKVESNRVAFPGPTTVFPANFQIAAGLPGPSYPDITRVINQSPGNYSPRGVVVWEGGGESSPCSLARPVEIYAQYMDYDPASGNIGAQWPQPEMVGPGPGNYMQTGPTVKQSIPSTVAVFWDDTQTGNNGIMGTRMDVGSTVIDWAKRTRDEALPIQPGQLTIIDIWPQPAHSGCEVAISLHADVDATVSFELYDLLGRRIAVLYSGFMERSELTVRFSPSAYDLNTGTYLLRARSEEGQTSRTITVVR encoded by the coding sequence GTGGCCCAACCAACGCAAACTGCGCAGACGGTGACTGTGTGGGAGGATCGACGTAACGACGCTACCGGTACCGATATTTACATTCAAAGCATTGACAATTCGACGGGGGTACCGCAGTGGGTTGCTGCACCTGTCAATGCCGATGCGGTGAAGGATCGTTTCGATGGCATGGCAGTGTGCCGGGCAGCCAATGATCAGCGTAATCCACGTGCGGCGTATGACGGGATGAACGGCGTGATTGTCGTATGGGAGGATTATCGAAACGACCCCACGCTGCAGGTTGCCGAAATCTGGGCGCAACGTATTGACCTGTTGACGGGATTGCCCGATCCGGCCTGGCCGCTGGACGGGATTCCCGTGTGCCAGACAGGTTATCACGCGGAACGCCCGAGAATCGCAGGCACTATGGACGGCGCGTTCATTACCTGGATCGACCATCGCAACAACCTGTGGTCGCCGGTGAATCGTGACGTGTACGTTCAGTACATTAAAAGCGCATCCGCAACGTTCCCACCACCTCCGACGAATTGGATCGCGAACGGTATTTCCGTCTCCGCCAATCCTCAGCACGACCAGATCAACCCCGAACTCGATGTCGATAATATCGTCACTCTGGACATGCTGGGTTTGATGACACAGGGAGTGGTGATCACTTATCAGGATGACCGGTATCTCGGGGCGACCAGCGGAATGCCGGTCTGGTCGGTATTCGTCAACCGCATAAGCGCGGATGGCAATCAGCTGTATACATTTGGTGGTCTCGGTGGTGATGTTGCCGTTGATGCGTCAACCGGCGAACATCAGCGTCTTCCACGAGTTGTCACAACCGGCAAACAACCGTACGTGACCGATCGCAGGGCAATTGTGGTCTGGGAAGACGATGTCGGTGGGGGAGCGAGCAGTACGGACATCTACTTTCAGGCGATCAGCAATCTCGGCTTTTCTCCAAACAATCAACCGGGACAGCCGTACTGGCAGAACAGTACTCCGGTATGCACGGCACCGGGCGTGCAGACCGGTCCGATTCCAGTACTTTTCGAGTACTTCAATCAAATCTCGCAGACGTACATACCGTACGTCACTGTCGGTTGGGAGGATTACCGTGACTATGCCGTCAACGGGATCGATCTTTACGGCGGGCTGATTGATGCCATCACTCCTGCCGTCGTAAATCCAGGTGCCATGAACGGAGATATCATCAGCGCCCTGCCGTATGATCAGACTCAGCTTTCGATGGACAATATCGGGTTGTCAAGCTCGTACGACAACACGGTGTTTGTCTGGAAGCATTTCAATGGCGTCGAAGCAAACATCCACTATCAGAAGATTTACATCCCTGGCTGGATGCTGCTTCAGCCGCTGCATGGATTTCCGGTCACTGAGGCGAAGGCCGATCAAGTCCTTCCCCAGGCGAACAAGGAGGTCTTTGTCTGGCAGGATGGTCGGCGTGATCCGATTCCTGGTGACAATCAGGATGACGAGAACATCTACGCGCAGACACCCGGCGAGTGCACCGGCCCCACGGGCATGAAGTGGCGTGACAAATTCGCATACTGGACATATGGACACGATGCGCAGAATTACCGGATGGCCAGTGACACCACGGATGGAACAACCTACGTCGTCTGGGATGAAGAGCGCTATCCCTTTGGGCAGCCCGGGGATGCAGCACGCATCGTCTTCATCCAGAAATTCGACAAGGACGGTGTTCCACGGTGGAGCAATAATGGCGTGGCGCTGAGTATCTACAACGTACCAGGGGTGCAACTATTTTCACTGAACGCGTCACTCCCGGACGTATGTATAGACGGAGCTGGAGGTGCCCGTGTCGTCTGGCAGCAGCAGCCGCTAAATGGAAACCCGACGCAAGTTGTTGTTCCTGTGCATATTAACGCCTTAGCGACGATAGATTACGCTAGCGGCGGTTCTTGGCTTTATTATGGCTCTCCCATAATCGAACCACGTATTACGGCAATCAACGACGTTAATCACCATGCTGTTGTTGCAGGCATAGTTGATTATGGAGGTGGGCGCAGAGAGGCTCATTGTGGACTCTGGACAGTTAAAAACAACGTGGTGACTACCCCAATTCAAGCCACAGGATGGTTCCCAAATCAACCAGGGTGGCATACCGATCTGAATGTCATGTATGATGGTGTGAAGTACGTGTATATCTTGACAAATGATGTCCAGAATAGCAATATCGATATCACATGTGTTGATCGATTTACTAACATATCTTATCAGAACAATGTGGTCGCAGGCTACAACGCGTTCGGTGGTCATGATCTCAACCTCGACAACAACGATATTGCTACGGGGAGCGCTGCGCTTGTTGCGTATTCGTACCAGCAAGCACCCGGAGCACCATTTGATGTATACTTCCGACATTGTCGCCTATGGACTTTGTCCGCACCGGTACAACTGACAAACAATGCCGTTCCCACGGACAGCAAATATCCGGCAATTGCGTCGGACAATGTCTTCAACATTGCTGAAATGGGTGCACTGATCGCGTGGGATACAAAGTACACAGTGCCCGGCACCTCCTGGATTTATCACAAGGTCGAATCCAACCGCGTGGCTTTTCCTGGCCCGACAACAGTGTTCCCGGCCAATTTTCAGATTGCCGCAGGTTTGCCAGGCCCATCGTATCCTGATATCACCCGCGTCATAAACCAATCCCCTGGAAACTACTCACCTCGTGGTGTGGTCGTATGGGAAGGTGGCGGAGAGAGTTCTCCCTGTAGCCTTGCGCGTCCAGTGGAAATCTATGCGCAGTACATGGATTATGATCCAGCAAGTGGAAATATCGGAGCGCAATGGCCACAGCCGGAGATGGTTGGTCCTGGACCGGGAAACTATATGCAGACAGGTCCTACCGTGAAACAGTCCATCCCATCAACGGTTGCCGTGTTCTGGGATGATACTCAGACCGGGAACAATGGTATTATGGGCACGCGAATGGATGTCGGAAGTACTGTCATTGATTGGGCGAAGCGAACCCGGGATGAGGCCCTGCCAATACAACCTGGTCAGCTGACGATCATCGATATCTGGCCTCAGCCCGCACATTCCGGATGTGAAGTCGCTATTTCGCTGCATGCAGATGTGGATGCGACGGTCAGCTTCGAACTCTATGACCTGCTAGGCCGACGAATCGCGGTCCTGTATAGTGGGTTCATGGAGAGGTCCGAACTTACGGTCAGATTCAGTCCATCAGCGTATGATCTGAATACCGGAACCTACTTGCTGCGTGCTCGCAGTGAAGAGGGACAGACGAGTCGTACGATTACCGTCGTCCGTTAA